TCCCGCCCAGCACCATGCCGATCGCGGCGGCCAGACCGAAGAACCAGACCGGGGCCCCGGCGGGCAGGAAGTACCCGGCGATCAGGATGACCGTCCAGACGACGAGCGACGCGAGGATCGTCCGTTTGGCTCCGTGGGTCCGCGCCAGCCTGCCCATGCCGAGGGCGCCCACCACCGCCAGGATCTGTACCAGCAGCACCGCCGAGATCAGCGTCGTCTGGTCCAGGCCCAGCTCCTCGGAGCCGTAGACGGACGCCTGGGAGATCACCGTCTGCACGCCGTCGTTGTAGATCAGATAGGCGAGCAGGAAGGAGAGCGTGAGGGGATGGCGGCGCATGTCGCGCAGGGTGGCGATCAGCTGGCGCCAGCCGGTGCCCACCGCTCCTCCCGCCTGGTGTCCGGCTTCCGTTGGGTGTCCGGCGTCCCGCTCCACCTGCCGGTCGCGCAGCCGGCGCAGCGGTATCAGGGTGAAGGCGCCCCACCAGATGCCCGCCGAGGCCAGACAGATCCGTACGGCCGTCGACTCCGAGACACCGAACGACTCGTGACCGGTGTAGAGGATCAGGTTCAGTACGAGGACGAAGGCGCCCGAGGTGTAGCCGAAGGCCCAGCCCCGTGAGGAGACCGCGTCGCGCTCCTCGGGCGTGGCGATCTGCGGCAGATACGCGTTGTAGAGGGCCATGGACACCGACAGCGACGCGTTCGCCACGATCAGCAGGACCACGCCCAGCGCGTAGCGGTCGCCGTCCAGGAAGAACATGCCCGCCGTCGCGCCCGCCCCCGTGTACGCGGCGACCGCCAGCAGCGGCTTCTTGCGCCCCGTACGGTCGGCCACCGCCCCGGCCAGCGGCATCAGGAGCACCGCGAGAACGATCGACGCGGACACGGCGTACGCGAAGACCGAACCGGCCCGCACCGGGACGCCCAGCGGATGGACGAAACCGTCGGCGTCCGCAGCGGCCTTCGCCACCGAGGTCAGATACGGCCCGAGGAAGACCGTGACGACGCTGGTCGAGTAGACGGAGACGGCGAAGTCGTAGAAGTACCAGC
Above is a window of Streptomyces sp. NBC_01498 DNA encoding:
- a CDS encoding MFS transporter, whose amino-acid sequence is MTVADTPSGDDGGGRGVTADTAGLTGDETGRIREQRGWYFYDFAVSVYSTSVVTVFLGPYLTSVAKAAADADGFVHPLGVPVRAGSVFAYAVSASIVLAVLLMPLAGAVADRTGRKKPLLAVAAYTGAGATAGMFFLDGDRYALGVVLLIVANASLSVSMALYNAYLPQIATPEERDAVSSRGWAFGYTSGAFVLVLNLILYTGHESFGVSESTAVRICLASAGIWWGAFTLIPLRRLRDRQVERDAGHPTEAGHQAGGAVGTGWRQLIATLRDMRRHPLTLSFLLAYLIYNDGVQTVISQASVYGSEELGLDQTTLISAVLLVQILAVVGALGMGRLARTHGAKRTILASLVVWTVILIAGYFLPAGAPVWFFGLAAAIGMVLGGSQALSRSLFSHLIPRGKEAEYFAAYEMSDRGLSWLGPLVFGLAYQLTGSYRDAIVSLVVFFLIGFVLLARVPVRRAVAEAGNPVPERI